In one Ictalurus punctatus breed USDA103 chromosome 19, Coco_2.0, whole genome shotgun sequence genomic region, the following are encoded:
- the phyh gene encoding phytanoyl-CoA dioxygenase, peroxisomal: MALRAADRLKVVLNHLDRSGVAVRTSFTSAQNLSHHHPEALQYTFDTDVLSPEQRLAYEENGFILIKNLVSEEDINRFRKEFECICKGDVNIPGLLVMRDVSIAKSEFVQGEKAVTKLQDFQEDPELFRYCTLPQILKYVECFTGPNIMAMHTMLINKPPDTGKKTSRHPMHQDLHYFPFRPADRIVCAWTAMEKVSRQNGCLVVLPGTHKGTLQEHNYPEWEGGVNKMYHGIQNYNPSHPRVHLEMGTGDTVFFHPLLIHGSGMNRTQGFRKAISCHYASADCHYVDVKGTTQENISKEVEELARKRIGSDITVSFQDSWALRGRLVQGDRTSL, translated from the exons ATGGCTCTACGTGCGGCGGACAGACTGAAAGTTGTCCTGAACCACCTGGACCGTTCTGGTGTTGCCGTA CGCACATCCTTTACATCTGCACAAAACCTGTCACATCACCACCCTGAAGCACTACA GTACACCTTTGATACAGACGTGCTGTCTCCAGAACAAAGACTTGCTTATGAAGAAAATggcttcattttgatcaaaaaCCTGGTTTCTGAGGAGGACATCAATAGATTTAG GAAAGAGTTTGAGTGTATTTGTAAAGGAGACGTGAACATTCCTGGCTTGCTGGTTATGAGAGACGTGTCCATCGCGAAGTCTGAGTTCGTGCAGGGGGAGAAGGCTGTGACTAAACTTCAGGACTTCCAGGAGGACCCAGAGCTGTTCCGCTATTGCACTCTGCCTCAG ATTCTAAAATATGTTGAGTGTTTCACGGGCCCCAACATCATGGCTATGCACACCATGCTCATCAACAAACCCCCTGATACAG GAAAGAAGACCTCTCGCCACCCCATGCACCAGGACCTGCACTACTTCCCATTCCGGCCAGCTGATCGCATTGTGTGTGCTTGGACAGCAATGGAGAAAGTAAGCCGCCAGAATGGCTGCCTGGTAGTGTTGCCTGGCACTCACAAGGGCACCCTGCAGGAGCACAACTACCCAGAGTGGGAG GGAGGTGTTAACAAGATGTACCATGGCATTCAAAACTACAACCCCAGCCATCCCAGAGTGCACTTGGAAATGGGAACAGGAGACACCGTGTTTTTTCATCCTTTGCTTATCCACGGCTCAGGAATGAACCGAACACAGGGCTTTCGAAAG GCCATCTCCTGTCATTATGCCAGTGCTGATTGTCACTACGTTGATGTGAAAGGAACAACCCAGGAGAACATCAGTAAGGAGGTGGAAGAGCTTGCTCGCAAAAGAATTGGGAGTGATATCACTGTTTCCTTTCAG GACTCCTGGGCACTTAGGGGACGCTTGGTCCAAGGAGACAGAACATCACTGTGA
- the LOC108279818 gene encoding uncharacterized protein LOC108279818 — MLLSAISDDGTPLVVLSDFNIYPDLPHAADFLALLPMFDLKQFASPATHKAGKQLNLILTLLHYIQLCGMKTMMSAALSFILFLSSLSYSLASKDVYEDLWNMNLDIANKTLQLDFLQQMQTNNLQAERYVSFTLQDISYVQGVTKMLKMMRKKVRRPTDIRDFMTRRYTSYKKFLDLLNQQYFLQGTPFIKPTPAMKKYLATYREVMEKDPIYFAVALLPCARLWVWLANNLKISKTNVYFTWKEDNKDGHPETHYKALLNKYLNTKQAIKYAKDLFQKQMQNEHDFFATS; from the exons ATGCTACTGTCCGCCATCTCGGATGACGGAACTCCTCTCGTGGTCCTCAGTGACTTCAACATTTACCCAGACCTGCCACATGCAGCTGATTTTCTTGCACTCCTCCCCATGtttgacctcaagcagttcGCCTCACCAGCAACCCACAAAGCCGGCAAACAGCTCAACCTCATCCTCACAT TGTTGCATTATATACAACTCTGTGGAATGAAAACAATGATGTCTGCTGCACTGTCATTCAtacttttcctctcctctttgAG CTACAGTTTGGCATCCAAGGATGTCTATGAGGATCTCTGGAATATGAACTTGGACATCGCAAACAAGACTCTCCAGCTCGACTTCTTACAGCAAATGCAAACCAACAACCTGCAAGCTGAGCGCTACGTCAGCTTCACTTTGCAGGACATCAGCTACGTGCAAGGGGTTACCAAAATGCTGAAGATGATGAGAAAGAAGGTCAGAAGACCAACCGACATTAGAGACTTCATGACAAGAAGATACACAAGTTACAAGAAATTTCTGGACTTGTTAAATCAGCAATATTTCTTACAG GGTACACCTTTTATCAAACCAACACCAGCCATGAAGAAATATCTAGCAACTTACCGTGAGGTGATGGAGAAAGACCCTATCTACTTTGCTGTGGCTCTCTTGCCCTGTGCCAGACTCTGGGTGTGGCTAGCTAACAATCTGAAGATATCTAAAACCAATGTCTACTTCACATGGAAGGAAGACAATAAGGATGGCCACCCTGAAACGCATTACAAAGCTTTACTGAACAAATATCTAAACACAAAACAAGCAATAAAATATGCCAAAGACCTGTTCCAAAAGCAAATGCAGAATGAGCATGACTTTTTTGCCACTTCTTAA